Proteins co-encoded in one Sphingopyxis sp. BE259 genomic window:
- the recQ gene encoding DNA helicase RecQ, which translates to MSADALLPLLKSTFGFDHFRGRQSDVVDRVMARERTLAVMPTGAGKSLTYQLPAVALDGCVVVVSPLIALMHDQLRGARAAGIRAASLTSVDADGAETRQRYRDGELDLLYVAPERATGEGFRTLLEAKTPALFAIDEAHCVSEWGHDFRPDYRLLRPLLDAFPAVPRLALTATADKHTREDILFQLGIPDDGLILAGFDRPNIRYAIRPRVTAARQLVEFIAANPGPGIVYCPTRSGTERLADQLAKATGRSVAAYHAGLDAELRARVQHDFVASEDGIVTATVAFGMGIDKPDVRFVAHAALPKSIESYYQETGRAGRDGDPAEAMMLWGADDFAKARMRLSELPEARVPGERVRLNALAALVETVECRRAQLLRHFGESPPDRCGNCDNCLDPAAQVDATVLAQKLLSAVYRTGQSYGAGHIEAVLTGRSDERIVGRGHDKLSVFGIVAGDEARLIKPLVRTLVAREALETTEHGGLMLGPSARIMMKGEAPVLIAEPPVKRTKREVRGGAGAGVANPIGDPLFDALRATRRELAAEANVPPYVIFHDAVLRAMATDRPATLDAMGTIPGVGAKKLEAWGEAFLTVIRQF; encoded by the coding sequence ATGTCTGCCGACGCGCTTCTCCCCCTTCTGAAATCCACCTTCGGTTTCGACCATTTCCGTGGCCGTCAAAGCGACGTCGTCGATCGCGTGATGGCACGCGAACGCACGCTGGCGGTGATGCCGACCGGGGCGGGCAAGTCGCTGACGTACCAGCTGCCGGCGGTGGCGCTCGATGGCTGCGTCGTTGTCGTGTCGCCGTTGATCGCGTTGATGCACGACCAGCTGCGCGGCGCGCGCGCGGCGGGGATTCGCGCCGCCAGCCTGACCAGCGTCGATGCCGATGGCGCCGAGACGCGGCAGCGCTATCGCGATGGCGAACTCGACCTGCTTTACGTCGCGCCCGAACGCGCGACAGGCGAAGGGTTTCGCACACTGCTTGAGGCCAAGACCCCGGCGCTGTTCGCGATCGACGAGGCGCATTGCGTTTCGGAATGGGGGCATGATTTCCGCCCCGACTACCGCCTGCTGCGCCCGTTGCTCGACGCGTTTCCGGCGGTGCCGCGGCTGGCGCTGACCGCGACCGCCGACAAGCACACGCGAGAGGATATTCTCTTTCAGCTCGGGATTCCCGACGACGGGCTGATCCTTGCGGGCTTTGACCGGCCGAATATCCGCTACGCGATCCGCCCGCGGGTGACCGCGGCGCGCCAGCTGGTCGAATTCATCGCCGCCAATCCAGGGCCGGGGATCGTCTATTGCCCGACGCGCAGCGGCACCGAGCGACTGGCCGACCAATTGGCGAAGGCGACGGGGCGCAGCGTCGCGGCCTATCATGCCGGGCTCGATGCCGAACTGCGCGCGCGCGTCCAGCATGATTTCGTCGCGTCGGAGGACGGTATCGTCACCGCGACGGTCGCGTTCGGCATGGGGATCGACAAGCCCGATGTGCGTTTCGTCGCCCACGCCGCGCTGCCCAAATCGATCGAAAGCTATTATCAGGAAACCGGGCGCGCCGGGCGCGACGGTGATCCGGCCGAGGCGATGATGCTGTGGGGCGCCGATGATTTTGCCAAGGCGCGGATGCGGCTGAGCGAGCTGCCCGAGGCGCGGGTGCCGGGCGAGCGGGTGCGGCTGAACGCGCTCGCGGCACTGGTCGAAACGGTCGAATGCCGCCGCGCGCAGTTGCTGCGTCATTTCGGCGAAAGCCCGCCGGACCGCTGCGGCAATTGCGACAATTGCCTCGACCCGGCGGCGCAGGTCGATGCGACGGTCTTGGCGCAAAAGCTGCTGTCTGCGGTGTATCGCACCGGGCAAAGCTATGGCGCCGGACATATCGAGGCGGTGCTGACCGGGCGCAGCGACGAGCGGATCGTGGGGCGTGGGCATGACAAATTGTCGGTATTCGGGATCGTTGCGGGCGACGAAGCGCGGCTGATCAAGCCGCTGGTGCGCACATTGGTGGCGCGCGAGGCGCTCGAGACGACCGAGCATGGCGGGCTGATGCTCGGCCCCAGCGCGCGCATAATGATGAAGGGCGAGGCACCGGTGCTGATCGCCGAACCGCCGGTGAAGCGGACGAAGCGCGAGGTTCGCGGCGGGGCGGGCGCGGGAGTCGCCAACCCGATCGGCGATCCGCTGTTCGATGCGCTGCGCGCCACGCGGCGCGAGCTCGCCGCCGAAGCCAATGTGCCGCCCTATGTGATTTTTCACGACGCGGTGCTGCGCGCGATGGCGACCGACCGGCCCGCGACGCTCGACGCGATGGGCACGATTCCGGGGGTCGGCGCCAAGAAACTGGAGGCGTGGGGCGAAGCGTTTCTGACGGTGATCCGGCAGTTTTGA
- a CDS encoding sterol desaturase family protein, whose protein sequence is MDSLPDPVVYAVPAFILLLIAEMVISRRADKSRYSARDTMTSLMLGTGSQVAGALVGAGVIAASVWVYQFRLFDIGIEFARWWWAWILCFFLDDLAYYAFHRSAHRVRWFWASHVIHHSSQHYNLSTALRQTWTGFFSLTFLFRLPLFLIGFPPAMVFFCAGLNLIYQFWIHTEAIKRLPKWFEAVMNTPSHHRVHHGVNPRYLDANYAGVFIIWDRMFGSFVAERDDEPVRYGIVKQLGSFNILWAAVHEWVGIAKDVWAAPWKHKLSYIWREPGWSHDGSRATSAMIKERWAAGRASEEAAE, encoded by the coding sequence GTGGATAGTCTGCCCGATCCGGTGGTTTACGCCGTTCCGGCGTTCATCCTGCTGCTAATTGCCGAAATGGTGATTTCGCGGCGCGCCGACAAAAGCCGCTACAGCGCGCGCGATACGATGACGTCGCTGATGCTCGGCACCGGCAGCCAGGTCGCGGGGGCGCTGGTCGGCGCAGGGGTGATCGCGGCGTCGGTTTGGGTGTATCAGTTTCGCCTGTTCGACATCGGCATCGAATTTGCTCGCTGGTGGTGGGCGTGGATTCTCTGCTTCTTTCTCGACGATCTGGCCTATTACGCCTTTCACCGCAGCGCCCACCGCGTGCGCTGGTTCTGGGCGAGCCATGTCATCCACCACAGCTCGCAGCATTATAATCTGTCGACCGCACTGCGGCAGACCTGGACGGGCTTTTTCAGCCTGACCTTCCTGTTCCGCCTGCCCTTGTTCCTGATCGGCTTTCCGCCCGCGATGGTCTTCTTCTGCGCCGGGCTCAACCTGATCTACCAGTTCTGGATCCATACCGAGGCGATCAAACGACTGCCCAAATGGTTCGAGGCGGTGATGAACACGCCGTCGCACCACCGCGTCCACCACGGCGTCAATCCGCGCTATCTCGATGCGAATTACGCCGGCGTTTTCATCATCTGGGACAGGATGTTCGGCAGCTTCGTGGCCGAACGCGACGACGAGCCGGTGCGCTATGGCATCGTCAAACAGCTCGGCAGCTTCAACATATTGTGGGCGGCGGTGCATGAATGGGTCGGGATCGCCAAGGATGTATGGGCGGCGCCGTGGAAGCATAAGCTGAGCTATATCTGGCGCGAACCCGGCTGGAGCCACGACGGCAGCCGCGCGACCAGCGCAATGATCAAGGAACGCTGGGCGGCGGGGCGAGCGAGCGAGGAAGCGGCGGAGTGA
- a CDS encoding GMC family oxidoreductase N-terminal domain-containing protein — protein sequence MDQFDIIVIGGGSAGSAAAGRLAEDGTRTVCLVEAGGTNDDVRIKTPGFMPFIPEKSNYRYETLPQPGLNGRIGYQPRGRGLGGSSAINAMVYIRGHAFDYDQWAALGATGWGYADVLPYFKRSEGNERGGDEFHGHEGPLNVMDQRWPNVTSRRFIESAAALQLPRTGDFNAPNNEGFGLYQVTQKGGERWSAARAYVEPLRGRANLDIRTGALVEKIIVEDGRATGVMIRRRGRQEILRARGGVVLSAGAFGSPQILMLSGIGPAEHLADKGIAVTLDRAAVGDNLQDHIDYVSSWETRSADPLGSSLSGTWRMAKAVIEHRLKRTGIMTTCFAEAGGFWKSHPDLPAPDIQYHFVPAMLEDHGRTKVKGHGFSCHACVLRPESRGTVRLASGDAAAAPAIDPGFLTDARDMVTLRAGVRMMHRIVAAPPLADYAGSDRHPVNLDDDAALDALIRSRADTVYHPVGTCRMGSDAGAVVDPTLKLNGIDGLWVADASIMPRLVSGNTNAPSIMIGERAAEFVKAALSAR from the coding sequence ATGGATCAATTCGACATCATCGTCATCGGCGGCGGTAGCGCGGGAAGCGCGGCGGCCGGAAGGCTGGCCGAGGATGGCACGCGGACGGTGTGTCTGGTCGAGGCCGGCGGGACGAACGACGATGTGCGGATCAAGACGCCGGGGTTCATGCCCTTCATCCCCGAAAAGTCGAACTACCGTTATGAAACGCTGCCGCAACCGGGATTGAATGGTCGCATCGGTTATCAGCCGCGCGGGCGCGGGCTGGGCGGGTCGAGCGCGATCAACGCGATGGTCTATATCCGCGGCCATGCCTTTGATTACGATCAGTGGGCGGCGCTGGGGGCGACCGGGTGGGGCTATGCCGACGTGCTGCCATATTTCAAGCGCAGCGAGGGCAATGAGCGCGGCGGCGATGAATTTCATGGGCACGAAGGCCCGCTGAATGTCATGGACCAGCGCTGGCCCAATGTGACCAGCCGCCGTTTCATCGAAAGCGCCGCCGCGCTGCAACTGCCGCGCACCGGCGATTTCAACGCACCGAACAACGAAGGGTTCGGGCTGTATCAGGTGACCCAAAAGGGCGGTGAACGCTGGTCGGCGGCGCGCGCCTATGTCGAGCCGCTGCGCGGGCGCGCCAATCTGGACATCCGGACCGGGGCGCTGGTCGAAAAGATCATCGTCGAGGATGGCCGCGCGACCGGGGTGATGATCCGCCGCCGCGGGCGGCAGGAAATACTGCGCGCGCGCGGCGGGGTCGTGCTTTCGGCGGGGGCGTTCGGATCGCCCCAGATCTTGATGCTGTCGGGGATCGGCCCGGCGGAACATCTGGCCGACAAGGGGATCGCGGTGACGCTCGACCGCGCCGCGGTCGGCGACAATCTGCAGGACCATATCGATTATGTGTCGAGCTGGGAAACACGGTCGGCCGACCCGCTCGGTAGCAGCCTGTCGGGCACCTGGCGGATGGCGAAGGCGGTTATTGAGCACCGGCTGAAGCGCACCGGCATCATGACCACCTGCTTTGCCGAGGCGGGGGGGTTCTGGAAATCGCATCCCGATCTGCCCGCGCCCGACATCCAATATCATTTCGTCCCCGCGATGCTGGAGGATCATGGGCGGACCAAGGTCAAGGGCCACGGCTTTTCGTGCCATGCCTGCGTGCTGCGCCCCGAAAGCCGCGGCACGGTGCGGCTGGCGTCGGGCGATGCCGCGGCAGCGCCCGCGATCGATCCGGGCTTTCTGACCGACGCGCGCGACATGGTGACCCTAAGGGCCGGGGTGCGGATGATGCACCGGATCGTCGCCGCGCCGCCGCTGGCGGACTATGCGGGGAGCGATCGGCACCCGGTGAACCTCGACGACGATGCCGCGCTTGACGCGCTGATCCGCAGCCGCGCCGACACCGTCTATCACCCCGTCGGAACGTGCCGCATGGGCAGCGATGCGGGCGCGGTGGTCGACCCGACGCTGAAGCTGAACGGCATCGACGGTCTGTGGGTCGCCGACGCCAGCATCATGCCGCGGTTGGTGTCGGGCAACACCAATGCGCCGAGCATCATGATCGGCGAACGCGCAGCGGAGTTCGTGAAGGCGGCGCTTTCGGCGCGCTGA
- a CDS encoding TIGR01244 family sulfur transferase, translating to MSDFRTLSADYSVAPQINFEDVVEAKAAGFAMIVNNRPDGEEPDAPQGDDIAGAAAAEGLAYAAIPVGHAGFSHPQLDALDAVLAAATGPVLAYCRSGTRSTHLWALARARAGDDVEAICEAGANAGYDLSGMRPMLDALAGER from the coding sequence ATGAGCGATTTTCGTACCCTGTCCGCCGACTATAGCGTCGCCCCGCAGATTAACTTTGAGGATGTGGTCGAGGCAAAGGCCGCGGGCTTTGCGATGATCGTCAACAACCGCCCCGACGGCGAGGAGCCCGATGCGCCGCAGGGCGACGATATTGCCGGGGCCGCGGCGGCCGAGGGATTGGCCTATGCGGCGATCCCGGTGGGCCATGCGGGGTTCAGCCATCCGCAGCTCGACGCGCTCGATGCGGTGCTGGCGGCGGCGACCGGGCCGGTGCTCGCCTATTGCCGTTCGGGGACGCGCTCGACGCATTTGTGGGCGCTGGCCCGCGCGCGGGCGGGCGACGATGTCGAGGCGATTTGCGAGGCGGGGGCGAATGCGGGTTACGACCTGTCGGGAATGCGCCCGATGCTCGACGCGCTGGCGGGCGAGCGGTGA